One segment of Pantoea sp. Lij88 DNA contains the following:
- the citG gene encoding triphosphoribosyl-dephospho-CoA synthase CitG — MTISAVSIKSERDRNIAWLAAQAMHREVKLTPKPGLVDSENNGAHRDMTIMHFMVSLRAISPWFPRFYDQGFATAGLPARQTLLAIRPTGLACEQAMFKATGGINTHKGGIFSLGLLCAAAGRLAKDNVRLSQETLCQEVRAMCAGLVDRELSRNERAKTRGEEFFQAFGFTGARGEAERGFETVRRYGLPQWNKTLREGGTQEEALLKMLLALMAANSDTNLISRGGIAGLEYVRRYATRLMKIKNLSDERLRTALKNMDHAFIKKNLSPGGSADLLAVGWLLSHYPAS; from the coding sequence ATGACTATTTCAGCGGTCAGCATTAAGTCTGAGCGTGACCGGAATATCGCGTGGCTGGCAGCCCAGGCGATGCACAGAGAAGTTAAGTTAACCCCTAAGCCGGGCCTGGTGGATAGCGAAAATAACGGGGCGCATCGTGACATGACTATCATGCACTTTATGGTCAGTCTTCGCGCTATCTCACCCTGGTTTCCCCGTTTTTATGATCAGGGATTCGCCACTGCCGGCTTACCTGCTCGCCAGACCTTACTGGCGATAAGACCAACAGGGCTGGCGTGTGAACAGGCGATGTTTAAAGCCACCGGCGGCATCAATACACACAAAGGCGGGATTTTTTCTCTGGGTCTCCTGTGCGCGGCTGCGGGGCGGCTCGCCAAAGACAACGTCAGGCTCAGCCAGGAGACGCTTTGTCAGGAAGTTCGTGCAATGTGCGCAGGTCTGGTCGACAGAGAACTCAGCAGAAACGAGCGGGCAAAAACCAGGGGAGAGGAATTTTTTCAGGCCTTTGGCTTCACGGGCGCACGCGGCGAGGCGGAGAGGGGCTTTGAGACCGTCAGGCGCTATGGTCTGCCGCAGTGGAACAAAACCCTGCGTGAAGGGGGAACACAAGAAGAGGCGTTGCTGAAGATGCTGCTGGCATTAATGGCCGCCAATTCCGATACCAATCTGATTTCACGCGGGGGAATAGCGGGCCTGGAATATGTCCGGCGTTACGCGACAAGGCTGATGAAAATAAAAAATCTGTCCGACGAAAGGCTCAGAACGGCGCTGAAAAATATGGACCACGCCTTTATTAAAAAAAACCTGAGTCCGGGAGGAAGCGCAGATCTTCTGGCGGTTGGATGGTTACTTTCTCATTATCCGGCGTCATGA
- the citE gene encoding citrate (pro-3S)-lyase subunit beta, with translation MKKLRRSMLFLPGSSAAMLSTAFIYRPDSIMFDLEDAVSLKEKDSARLLVFHALQHPMYKDIETVVRINPLNTPFGLKDTEAAVRAGVDVIRLPKTDTPDDIYQLEGEIARIEAECGRPVGSTRLMAAIESAVGVINAVAIAKSSPRLMGIALAAFDYVMDMQTERGDGTELFYARCAVLHAARGAGIDAFDVVYADIDDEAGFLKEVDLIKRMGFNGKSLINPRQIEILHNAYAPTQEEVDYAERVIAAAEEGDRHGLGVISLNGKMIDAPIINHARVVIERKNASGVRQ, from the coding sequence ATGAAGAAATTACGTCGCAGCATGCTTTTTTTACCCGGTTCAAGTGCCGCAATGCTCTCAACAGCTTTTATCTATCGCCCTGACTCCATTATGTTTGATCTGGAAGATGCCGTTTCACTAAAAGAAAAAGACAGCGCACGTTTGCTGGTTTTTCATGCGTTACAGCATCCCATGTATAAAGATATTGAAACGGTGGTCAGGATTAATCCGCTGAATACGCCTTTTGGGCTGAAAGATACCGAAGCAGCGGTACGCGCGGGCGTCGACGTTATTCGCTTACCTAAAACCGACACGCCGGATGATATTTATCAGCTTGAAGGGGAAATTGCCCGCATTGAGGCGGAGTGTGGACGTCCTGTCGGTTCGACCAGACTGATGGCGGCGATTGAATCGGCGGTCGGCGTTATTAATGCGGTGGCTATTGCTAAATCGTCGCCGCGATTAATGGGTATTGCGCTGGCGGCATTTGATTACGTGATGGATATGCAGACGGAACGTGGCGACGGCACCGAGCTTTTTTATGCGCGCTGCGCGGTATTGCATGCTGCGCGCGGCGCAGGGATTGATGCCTTTGATGTGGTGTATGCCGACATTGACGATGAAGCGGGTTTTTTAAAAGAGGTCGATCTGATTAAGCGTATGGGCTTTAACGGCAAATCGCTGATCAATCCACGACAGATTGAAATTCTGCACAATGCCTACGCGCCCACTCAGGAAGAGGTCGATTACGCAGAGCGCGTGATTGCAGCGGCCGAAGAGGGGGATCGTCATGGGCTGGGGGTGATTTCACTGAACGGAAAAATGATCGATGCGCCAATCATTAACCATGCCCGTGTCGTGATTGAACGTAAAAACGCTTCCGGCGTTCGTCAGTAG
- the citC gene encoding [citrate (pro-3S)-lyase] ligase codes for MYSDPSLTFETVETHSGTLREEIALFLKSNGLGMDDDIEQFVIARCKRHLVACAGIAGSTLKCIAVDAAWRSTSLGLKVIHEAEAQAIQNGEHQLFLLTTPCNVKAFRGCGFYPLVTLDNRATLMENTPVGIHHYCRKLRKHHQVNVSNVGAIVMNANPFTSGHFYLIEQAAKACDWLHIFVVEEDLSTFSFQDRLAMVKEGSRHLPNVTVHPGSRYIISRGTFPGYFLKEKQIVNEVYAAIDLMLFRRHIAPALNIRQRFVGTEPFCKVTAQYNFAMHHWLEDETIMAEAPIKVNEITRVTDENNLPISASAVRKSLERNDMEAVTRMVPATTLPFLIRWLSRHPFKQSDYNLANVG; via the coding sequence ATGTATAGCGACCCGTCGCTGACGTTTGAAACGGTTGAAACGCACAGCGGGACTCTGCGAGAAGAGATTGCCCTGTTTCTTAAGAGTAATGGACTGGGTATGGATGATGATATCGAACAGTTCGTCATTGCGCGCTGTAAACGCCATCTGGTGGCCTGTGCAGGGATTGCCGGGAGTACGTTAAAGTGCATCGCTGTGGATGCCGCCTGGCGCAGCACCTCGCTGGGTCTGAAAGTGATTCACGAAGCGGAGGCGCAGGCGATTCAGAATGGCGAGCATCAGCTTTTTCTCCTGACCACGCCCTGCAATGTGAAAGCCTTCCGGGGATGCGGTTTTTATCCTCTGGTGACACTCGATAACCGGGCCACACTGATGGAGAACACGCCTGTGGGCATCCATCACTACTGCAGGAAGCTGCGTAAACATCACCAGGTTAACGTCAGCAACGTTGGCGCGATTGTGATGAATGCCAATCCGTTTACCTCCGGGCATTTTTATCTGATTGAGCAGGCGGCAAAAGCCTGCGACTGGCTTCATATCTTTGTGGTCGAGGAAGATTTGTCGACGTTCTCCTTTCAGGATCGTTTAGCCATGGTAAAGGAGGGCTCACGTCATTTACCTAATGTCACGGTTCATCCCGGCTCCCGATATATTATTTCGCGGGGAACCTTTCCTGGCTACTTTCTCAAAGAAAAGCAGATTGTTAATGAGGTCTATGCCGCTATCGATTTAATGCTGTTCCGTCGCCACATCGCGCCTGCGTTAAATATCCGGCAGCGCTTTGTGGGAACCGAGCCTTTTTGTAAAGTCACCGCGCAATATAATTTTGCGATGCATCACTGGCTGGAAGATGAAACGATAATGGCAGAAGCCCCGATTAAAGTTAACGAAATAACCAGAGTGACGGATGAGAATAACCTTCCGATATCGGCCTCTGCGGTAAGAAAGTCATTAGAGAGAAATGATATGGAGGCGGTTACACGAATGGTGCCAGCCACCACGCTGCCATTTTTAATCCGATGGCTGTCACGTCACCCCTTTAAACAGTCAGACTACAATCTGGCAAACGTCGGATAA
- the citX gene encoding citrate lyase holo-[acyl-carrier protein] synthase codes for MSRETAEASCMRLALEDVLKAREARARLQQQWLGQYGQTMVSVTLVWPGEIKDTPLARRVMAEANEAINQSLLKHRWPVTRHETDFLCTGPEARWSISSPAWMIKHVMAHLEDNHPLGRLWDIDVFCPTSGLLKRSAIHQPMRRCFICHEPAHVCSRMRRHSQNELAQVIEDLTYDYFSGQH; via the coding sequence GTGAGCCGGGAAACGGCAGAGGCATCGTGTATGCGTCTTGCTCTTGAGGATGTGCTGAAAGCCAGAGAGGCACGCGCGCGCCTGCAGCAACAGTGGCTGGGCCAGTATGGCCAGACGATGGTCTCTGTGACCCTCGTCTGGCCAGGGGAGATAAAAGATACCCCTCTTGCCCGACGTGTCATGGCCGAGGCGAATGAGGCCATCAATCAGTCGCTGCTGAAACACCGATGGCCGGTCACCCGGCATGAAACCGACTTTCTCTGCACCGGCCCCGAGGCGCGGTGGTCCATTTCGTCACCGGCCTGGATGATTAAGCATGTTATGGCCCATCTGGAGGATAACCATCCGCTTGGGCGGCTGTGGGACATTGATGTGTTTTGTCCCACGTCGGGCTTACTCAAGCGCAGCGCGATACATCAGCCCATGCGCAGGTGCTTCATTTGTCATGAACCTGCGCACGTCTGCTCGCGTATGCGCCGCCATTCTCAGAATGAACTTGCGCAGGTGATAGAGGATTTAACCTATGACTATTTCAGCGGTCAGCATTAA
- a CDS encoding alpha/beta hydrolase: MTTDRLEQIDEKLTVILVPGLRDSDEDHWQSCWHRRFPLWKRIRQRNWLEPDIDGWISAIRREHFTSQHPAILVGHSFGALAACRLVQTQKLAIAGLILVAPAEPALFELEDSVLPEKLNTPSVMLVSRNDPLMSFKRAQFWAECWGARLIDTGDSGHINTAAGFGEWEYGLMQLAEFCESL, from the coding sequence ATGACGACAGATCGTCTGGAACAGATCGATGAAAAGCTCACCGTTATTCTGGTGCCAGGACTGAGAGACAGCGATGAGGATCACTGGCAAAGTTGCTGGCATCGGCGCTTTCCGCTCTGGAAACGGATACGTCAGCGAAACTGGCTGGAGCCCGATATTGATGGCTGGATCTCTGCTATCCGTCGTGAACACTTTACCTCTCAGCATCCGGCTATTCTGGTCGGGCATAGTTTTGGGGCGCTTGCCGCATGTCGGCTGGTTCAGACTCAAAAGCTGGCTATCGCAGGCCTCATCCTGGTCGCCCCCGCAGAACCCGCGCTTTTCGAACTGGAGGATAGCGTTCTGCCGGAAAAACTGAATACGCCCAGCGTGATGCTGGTGAGCCGTAACGATCCGCTTATGTCATTTAAACGCGCGCAATTCTGGGCGGAATGCTGGGGCGCACGTCTTATTGATACGGGCGATTCAGGACATATTAATACCGCGGCCGGATTCGGGGAATGGGAATATGGTCTGATGCAACTGGCCGAATTTTGCGAAAGTCTTTAA
- the citD gene encoding citrate lyase acyl carrier protein has protein sequence MKIVKAAIAGTLESSDLVVKVSPAEDGLDITVNSEVYKQFGEQITAVVKETLSAFNITQGEIIVEDKGALNCVIRARMQTAILRGTESKEIAWEKL, from the coding sequence ATGAAAATAGTTAAGGCGGCCATAGCCGGTACGCTTGAATCCAGCGATCTGGTTGTCAAAGTCAGCCCGGCTGAAGACGGGCTGGATATTACTGTTAACAGCGAAGTTTACAAACAATTTGGCGAGCAGATTACTGCCGTGGTGAAAGAAACACTTTCTGCTTTTAATATTACGCAGGGAGAAATTATTGTCGAAGATAAAGGCGCGCTGAATTGTGTTATCCGGGCCAGAATGCAGACGGCGATATTGCGTGGAACAGAGAGCAAAGAAATTGCGTGGGAAAAACTATGA
- a CDS encoding fumarylacetoacetate hydrolase family protein: MKLTSYSHHGHKSYGIFTENGIIDLGEKMGHLCPDLKALLQQDAIDIARQYQDYPVDVMASDIIFLPVIEVPEKIFCVGMNYAEKRREFAETCDAPTLFIRFPDSQTGHATPVVKPALSNEFDYEGELAVIIGKPGINIAASDAMQHVAGYSCYMDGSVRDWQHAWFTAGKNWPHTGAFGPCMTTADEIPDPHALSIQTWLNGRLVQDDSTGSMIHKVADLISYISTFTSLNAGDVIITGSPGGVGKKRTPPLFMYEGDQVDVVIENIGHLTNTIVESDPQHDLQAS, translated from the coding sequence ATGAAATTAACCAGCTACAGCCATCACGGTCATAAAAGCTACGGTATTTTTACTGAGAACGGCATTATCGATCTGGGTGAGAAAATGGGTCATCTCTGTCCTGACCTGAAAGCCTTGCTTCAGCAGGATGCGATCGACATTGCCCGGCAATATCAGGACTATCCTGTCGATGTCATGGCGAGTGATATTATTTTTCTGCCCGTCATTGAAGTGCCAGAGAAGATATTTTGTGTCGGCATGAATTATGCGGAGAAACGCAGGGAGTTTGCGGAAACCTGTGATGCCCCCACGCTGTTTATTCGTTTTCCTGACTCGCAGACGGGTCATGCGACACCGGTCGTCAAACCCGCCTTATCAAACGAATTTGATTATGAAGGAGAGCTGGCCGTCATTATTGGCAAGCCGGGTATCAATATCGCCGCAAGTGATGCCATGCAGCATGTGGCTGGCTACAGCTGCTACATGGATGGCTCTGTGCGGGACTGGCAGCATGCCTGGTTCACCGCCGGGAAAAACTGGCCCCATACTGGCGCTTTCGGGCCCTGCATGACGACGGCGGATGAAATCCCGGATCCCCATGCGCTGTCGATTCAGACCTGGCTCAATGGCAGGCTGGTTCAGGATGATTCCACCGGCAGTATGATCCATAAGGTTGCCGACCTGATTAGCTACATCAGCACCTTCACTTCACTCAATGCCGGTGATGTCATTATTACCGGCTCTCCGGGGGGCGTCGGCAAAAAACGTACGCCGCCACTCTTTATGTACGAAGGCGACCAGGTCGACGTCGTGATTGAAAATATCGGGCACTTAACCAATACGATTGTGGAGTCAGATCCGCAGCACGATCTGCAGGCATCCTGA
- the acnB gene encoding bifunctional aconitate hydratase 2/2-methylisocitrate dehydratase, producing MLENYNKHVQARALKNIPPEPLNAEQVRALITALTGEKGEDKNRLIELLAHCVPPGVDPAAKIKAEFLYQQIENSNAGGVIAPQKAIELLGTMQGGYNIQPLIDLLDDPQWAECAAEQLSHTLLIFEKFNDVVEKAQQGNIRAQDVIHSWASGEWFTRRPALPDVITLTVFRVTGETNTDDLSPAPEAWSRPDIPLHALSMLSNPRDGVEPDEPGRRGPIGQLEQLKKAGYPLVFVGDVVGTGSSRKSATNSVLWHIGSDIPWVPNKRNGGFVFGGKIAPIFFNTLEDSGALPVEMDVSALETGMLIDFCPYQGEIRDTHSQQLITRFALKTGVLLDEVRAGGRIPLIIGRSLTARARESLGLPPSDLFCKPQVPAPSAAGFTLAQKIVGRACGVDGVRPGQYCEPKVSTVGSQDTTGGMTRDELTDLACLSFSADLVMQSFCHTSAYPKPVDVLLHETLPDFISQRKGVALKPGDGIIHSWLNRMLIPDAVGTGADSHTRFPLGISFPGGSGLVAFAAATGIMPLDMPESVLVRFTGEMQKGITLRDLVHAIPLYAIRQGLLTVEKKNKVNIFSGRILEIEGLNSLKAEQAFELADASAERSAAACVLRLEEENVAEYLRSNIVLLRWMINQGYQHAATLARRIAEMEAWLANPSLLVADNNAEYAAVIEIDLTEITEPVVCAPDDPDDARLLSAVAGSPIEEVFVGSCMTNIGHFRAVGKLLSDVTELPARLWLAPPTKMDAQQLSSEGYFSQFIQAGARIEPAGCSLCMGNQARVRPGSHVVSTSTRNFPHRLGTNAHVFLASAELSAVAAIMGKMPTVEEYLRHMEKMNSSRDETYRYLNFDQLTQYQSAQDEDKIIKKFAGHNV from the coding sequence ATGTTAGAAAACTATAATAAGCATGTGCAGGCGCGTGCTTTAAAAAACATTCCCCCTGAGCCTCTGAATGCTGAGCAAGTCCGGGCGTTAATTACCGCGCTGACGGGCGAAAAGGGTGAGGATAAAAACAGGCTCATTGAACTGTTAGCGCATTGCGTTCCACCGGGTGTTGATCCGGCCGCAAAAATTAAAGCAGAGTTTCTTTATCAGCAGATCGAAAACAGCAATGCAGGCGGAGTGATTGCGCCACAAAAAGCGATTGAACTGCTGGGCACCATGCAGGGCGGATATAATATTCAACCGCTCATCGACTTGCTGGACGATCCGCAATGGGCGGAGTGCGCGGCGGAACAGTTAAGCCATACGCTGCTTATTTTTGAAAAATTTAACGACGTTGTCGAAAAAGCGCAGCAGGGTAATATCCGGGCGCAGGACGTTATTCATTCGTGGGCCAGCGGGGAGTGGTTTACGCGGCGTCCTGCGCTGCCTGATGTTATTACGCTTACCGTCTTCAGGGTCACAGGCGAAACGAATACGGATGACCTGTCACCTGCGCCTGAGGCCTGGTCACGTCCGGATATTCCTCTGCATGCGCTCTCTATGCTGAGCAATCCGCGCGACGGCGTGGAACCGGATGAGCCTGGACGCCGGGGACCCATCGGGCAACTGGAGCAACTGAAGAAAGCGGGCTATCCACTGGTCTTCGTGGGGGATGTGGTAGGCACCGGGTCGTCGCGCAAATCGGCGACCAACTCGGTTTTGTGGCACATCGGTAGCGACATCCCCTGGGTTCCGAATAAACGTAATGGGGGCTTTGTTTTTGGCGGAAAAATTGCCCCGATCTTCTTCAATACCCTGGAGGATTCGGGGGCGCTGCCGGTTGAAATGGATGTGTCTGCGCTGGAAACGGGCATGCTGATCGACTTCTGTCCTTATCAGGGAGAGATTCGTGACACCCACAGCCAGCAGCTGATTACCCGATTCGCGTTGAAGACCGGAGTGCTGCTTGATGAAGTGCGCGCCGGGGGGCGTATTCCGTTGATCATTGGCCGAAGCCTGACGGCGAGGGCGCGTGAATCGCTGGGACTGCCTCCGTCTGATCTCTTCTGTAAGCCTCAGGTACCCGCACCGTCTGCAGCCGGATTTACACTGGCGCAGAAAATCGTGGGAAGGGCATGCGGCGTGGATGGCGTGCGGCCCGGCCAGTATTGTGAACCGAAAGTCTCAACGGTCGGTTCGCAGGATACCACCGGCGGCATGACGCGCGACGAGCTGACCGATCTGGCCTGTCTGAGCTTTTCCGCCGACCTGGTTATGCAGTCTTTTTGCCACACCTCCGCGTACCCTAAACCGGTCGATGTCCTGCTGCATGAGACGCTGCCTGATTTCATCAGCCAGCGTAAGGGCGTCGCGCTGAAGCCGGGCGATGGTATCATTCACTCCTGGCTCAATCGTATGCTTATTCCCGATGCGGTAGGCACCGGCGCAGACTCCCACACGCGTTTCCCATTGGGGATCTCTTTTCCGGGCGGCTCCGGCCTGGTCGCCTTCGCGGCCGCAACCGGCATTATGCCACTGGATATGCCGGAGTCGGTGCTGGTACGTTTCACCGGCGAAATGCAAAAAGGGATAACCCTGCGTGACCTGGTTCACGCCATCCCGCTTTATGCCATCAGACAGGGATTACTGACCGTTGAGAAAAAAAATAAGGTCAATATTTTCTCCGGCCGGATTCTGGAAATTGAAGGGCTGAACAGCCTGAAAGCAGAGCAGGCGTTTGAGCTGGCCGATGCCTCTGCTGAACGTTCTGCGGCGGCCTGCGTCCTCCGTCTTGAGGAAGAGAATGTGGCGGAGTATCTGCGCTCTAATATCGTGCTGTTGCGCTGGATGATAAACCAGGGATATCAGCATGCCGCGACGCTGGCGCGGCGTATTGCGGAAATGGAGGCATGGCTGGCGAACCCGTCGCTTCTGGTTGCGGATAACAATGCTGAGTATGCGGCTGTGATTGAGATTGATCTGACTGAGATTACCGAACCGGTTGTCTGTGCGCCGGATGACCCGGACGATGCCCGTCTGCTTTCCGCGGTGGCAGGTTCGCCGATTGAGGAAGTGTTCGTGGGATCCTGCATGACTAACATTGGCCATTTTCGCGCCGTCGGTAAACTTCTGTCGGATGTCACCGAGCTCCCTGCCAGACTCTGGCTGGCGCCGCCAACGAAAATGGATGCTCAGCAGCTCTCCAGCGAAGGCTACTTTAGTCAGTTTATTCAGGCCGGAGCCAGAATCGAACCTGCCGGATGTTCGCTTTGCATGGGTAACCAGGCGCGCGTGCGGCCGGGAAGTCATGTTGTCTCCACCTCAACCCGTAATTTCCCGCATCGTTTAGGAACAAATGCGCACGTTTTTCTGGCTTCAGCGGAACTGAGCGCGGTCGCGGCGATTATGGGTAAAATGCCAACGGTTGAAGAGTATCTGCGGCACATGGAGAAAATGAATAGCAGCCGCGACGAAACCTATCGCTACCTTAATTTCGACCAGTTGACGCAATATCAGTCAGCGCAGGATGAAGATAAGATTATTAAAAAATTCGCCGGGCATAACGTTTAA
- the citF gene encoding citrate lyase subunit alpha: protein MSHLIEALQTLSGNARQYEPFTGANTQTPYLADRRQKYQRKLFDTVDEVLARCALRDGMTVSFHHAFREGDKVINYVMAKLAEKGLKGLTLASSSLMTCNAPLIEHIKAGVITKIYTSGMRGELAEAISHGLMAEPVEIHSHGGRVNLIEKGEITIDVAFLAVSCCDEYGNASGSGGLSRCGSLGYAMVDAKYARKVVLLTESIEPFPYMPASIIQDQVDYIVKIDSVGDPAKISVGAARVTSNPRELMIARSAADVIEHSGFFRDGFSLQTGSGAASTACTRFLESRMRKQNIVASFALGGITGSIVDLHEKGLIKKLLDTQSFDGAAGASLAKNPDHVEISTSVYANPAAKAACCDRVDIVILSALEIDTDFNVNVLTGSDGVMRGASGGHCDVAAAANLTIVVAPLIRSRIPTVVRQVTTRVTPGESVDVLVTDHGIAVNPARQEVKARLIAAGLPVVDIGTLYQKALLISGEPKPIAFTSRIVGVVRYRDGSVIDVVRQVKE from the coding sequence ATGAGCCATTTAATTGAAGCCCTGCAGACGCTGTCCGGCAACGCACGGCAGTATGAACCTTTTACCGGTGCCAACACGCAGACCCCTTATCTTGCAGATCGCCGCCAGAAATATCAGCGCAAACTTTTTGACACGGTTGATGAGGTTCTGGCCCGCTGCGCATTACGTGATGGTATGACGGTCTCCTTTCATCACGCCTTCCGTGAAGGTGACAAAGTCATTAATTACGTCATGGCGAAGCTGGCAGAAAAGGGCCTTAAGGGACTGACGCTGGCATCCAGCTCGTTAATGACCTGCAACGCGCCACTGATTGAACACATCAAAGCCGGCGTCATCACCAAAATCTACACCTCCGGCATGCGGGGTGAATTAGCCGAAGCGATTTCACATGGCCTGATGGCAGAGCCGGTAGAGATCCACTCGCATGGCGGCAGAGTCAACCTGATTGAAAAGGGCGAAATCACTATTGATGTCGCCTTTTTAGCCGTCTCCTGCTGCGATGAATATGGCAATGCCAGCGGCAGCGGCGGCCTGTCCCGTTGCGGTTCGCTGGGTTATGCGATGGTTGATGCAAAATATGCCAGAAAGGTGGTGCTGCTGACGGAGAGCATTGAGCCGTTCCCGTATATGCCCGCCAGCATTATTCAGGATCAGGTGGATTACATTGTCAAAATCGACAGCGTAGGCGATCCGGCAAAGATCAGCGTCGGTGCGGCGCGCGTCACCAGTAATCCGCGTGAGCTGATGATTGCGCGTTCTGCCGCCGATGTGATCGAGCATTCCGGCTTTTTCCGCGACGGTTTTTCGCTGCAAACGGGTTCCGGTGCGGCCTCAACGGCCTGCACCCGTTTTCTGGAATCACGGATGCGGAAACAGAACATTGTGGCCAGCTTTGCCCTGGGCGGCATCACTGGCAGCATTGTGGATCTGCATGAAAAAGGGCTGATTAAAAAGCTGCTGGATACCCAGAGTTTTGACGGGGCTGCGGGAGCTTCGCTGGCGAAAAATCCTGATCATGTTGAAATCTCCACCAGCGTTTATGCCAATCCTGCCGCGAAAGCTGCCTGCTGCGATCGTGTTGATATCGTCATCTTAAGCGCGCTGGAAATCGATACCGACTTCAATGTGAACGTGCTGACCGGCTCCGACGGGGTGATGCGCGGCGCCTCTGGCGGACATTGTGACGTGGCCGCCGCAGCTAATCTGACCATCGTGGTGGCGCCTCTTATCCGCAGCCGCATTCCTACCGTAGTCAGGCAGGTCACCACGCGCGTCACCCCAGGCGAGAGCGTTGACGTACTGGTTACCGACCACGGTATTGCTGTAAATCCTGCCCGACAGGAGGTGAAAGCGCGCCTGATCGCCGCCGGTCTGCCGGTGGTGGATATCGGGACACTCTATCAGAAAGCGCTGCTCATTTCGGGTGAACCTAAGCCGATTGCGTTTACTTCCCGCATCGTGGGCGTTGTGCGGTATCGCGATGGCAGCGTCATTGATGTGGTCAGGCAGGTGAAAGAGTGA
- a CDS encoding MFS transporter — protein MTITTDKQTKPAGEIKASAYIRIILALALSGLAELASLFFIQPLLPVLAIEYDIPVSQVSIILSAETAMLAFGLLFTGTLADHYGRKKLIIVSLLLGGILTLLCPLAQSWTLLVALRAVIGLALSGIAAAATAYISEEVAPVVAGVVTGYFVFGNSMGGMSGRIIASQLIDHISINTIFYGFAVSLIVVAILVNFLLPASKNFKPTENLNVLCVVKGAAEHFKNKNLSRVFIISFIIFGVFTSLYNYLAFFLKGEPFNISHANAGLISFSFALSFFTAPQAGRFAEKYGSMNVLRTLFAIMALGMLLTLVDNVVVFIVGAVIFTGCFFGCHSIGLRWVSKNATHARGQAVALYLFFYYMGGSLIGFVNGLVFHATGWHGMTGFIITLLVVAAVVATSLSGNEQKKLVPVAPLK, from the coding sequence ATGACTATAACTACCGATAAACAAACCAAACCCGCGGGTGAGATTAAAGCCAGTGCTTACATTCGTATTATTCTGGCACTGGCTTTATCCGGACTGGCCGAATTAGCCTCTCTGTTCTTTATTCAGCCGCTGCTGCCGGTTCTGGCGATTGAATATGATATTCCTGTCAGTCAGGTCAGTATCATTCTCTCCGCAGAGACGGCAATGCTGGCGTTCGGCCTGCTATTTACCGGAACCTTAGCCGATCACTATGGCAGAAAAAAACTGATTATCGTTTCTCTGCTACTGGGCGGGATATTGACCCTGCTTTGTCCGCTGGCGCAATCCTGGACACTGTTAGTGGCACTGCGTGCAGTCATCGGGCTGGCACTCAGTGGCATTGCTGCAGCGGCAACCGCCTATATCAGTGAGGAGGTCGCGCCCGTTGTCGCGGGAGTGGTCACCGGCTACTTTGTGTTTGGGAACTCGATGGGCGGCATGTCCGGTCGTATTATTGCCAGCCAGCTGATTGACCATATTTCAATCAATACCATTTTCTACGGTTTTGCCGTCAGCCTGATCGTCGTCGCGATTCTGGTTAACTTTCTGCTGCCAGCCTCCAAAAACTTTAAGCCGACGGAAAACCTCAACGTTCTGTGTGTCGTGAAGGGCGCGGCTGAGCATTTTAAAAACAAAAATCTCTCCCGGGTATTTATTATCAGCTTCATCATCTTTGGTGTCTTCACGTCGCTCTATAACTATCTGGCCTTCTTCCTGAAAGGCGAACCGTTCAATATCTCTCATGCCAATGCGGGCCTGATCTCCTTCAGCTTTGCGTTGAGTTTCTTTACTGCGCCTCAGGCCGGCCGCTTTGCCGAAAAATATGGCAGCATGAATGTGCTCAGAACGCTCTTCGCCATCATGGCCCTGGGGATGCTGCTGACGCTGGTGGATAACGTTGTCGTCTTTATTGTCGGCGCGGTCATTTTCACAGGATGCTTCTTTGGTTGTCACTCTATTGGTCTGCGGTGGGTCAGTAAGAATGCCACCCACGCCCGTGGTCAGGCCGTTGCGCTCTATCTTTTCTTCTACTACATGGGCGGTTCACTGATTGGCTTCGTCAATGGCCTTGTTTTCCACGCCACCGGCTGGCATGGAATGACCGGCTTTATTATTACACTGCTTGTGGTGGCTGCGGTTGTCGCGACATCACTATCCGGCAATGAACAAAAGAAGCTGGTCCCCGTCGCACCGCTGAAATAG